In Marinobacter sp. M3C, the genomic stretch GACATGAAAGGGTTTTTTGCCCTTGCTATTGATGCCGCCAGGGAGTTTGTAGGTCAACCATTGCAGCAACCGCTGATCATTGTTGCGACCGCCGACGAGGAAAGCTCGATGAATGGCGCTCGCGCGCTGGCGGAGACGGGTAAGCCCAAGGCGCGTTATGCGGTGATTGGAGAGCCCACCAGCTTGCGCCCGATTCGTATGCACAAAGGCATCATGATGGAACGCTTGGTGTTCGAGGGGCAGGCAGGGCACTCCTCTAATCCTGACCTGGGCCGCAACGCGCTGGAAGGCATGCACCAGGCGATGGGCGAGCTGTTGGCTCTGCGCTCCCAGTGGCAACAGCAGTACCGCAATCCGAATTTTGACGTTCAGGTGCCAACCTTGAACCTTGGCTGCATACACGGTGGCGACAACCCCAATCGCATATGCGGTCGATGTGAGTTGCACTTTGACTTACGCCCGCTACCCGGTATGGATATGGGCGCTCTGCGCCAGGCCATTTTAGAAAAGATAGCGCCAGTGGCCAGTGGGCGCGGCCTGAAGCTCAAGTTTGAACCATTATTTGACGGCGTGCCGCCGTTTGAAACAGCAGCGGATGCCGCTCTGGTTGTAGCCTGCGAAAAACTCACTGGCCACACCGCAGGGTCGGTTGCCTTCGCCACAGAGGCGCCGTGGCTGCAGCGTTTGGGTTTGGAAACTCTGGTGATGGGCCCAGGCTCTATCGACCAGGCTCACCAGCCCGACGAGTTTCTGGCGCAATCACAGGTTGCACCGACCGTTAACATACTGCGTCAGCTTGTGAGGCAGTTTTGTTTGTAATATTCCTTTTGCCCGGAGATTTGAATTGAACGCCAACGGTTGGTTGCACGGCTTTCGCCATTCGTCGCCTTACATTAATGCCCACCGCGGCCGTACCGTGGTACTGACCCTGCCGGGCGATGCCATCAGCCAGGAAAATTTCATCAATATCGTTCACGATATTGCCTTGCTGAGCAGCTTGGGCGTGCGATTAGTCGTAGCGTTCGGTGCCCGCTCCCAGATACAACAACGGCTGCAAGACGCCGGCCTTGAATCCACCTTTGCCCGCGGCTTGCGGGTTACCACCGAACAGCAATTGCCGCTGGTGATGGAAGCCATAGGCGGTTTGCGGGCATACATAGAGAGCCAGTTGTCTATGGGACTGGTCAGTTCGCCCATGCACAATGCCCGCATAAGGGTGTGCAGTGGCAACTATGTCACCGCTAAACCGGTTGGCGTATTGGACGGCGTCGATTTTGGCTATACCGGAAAAGTTCGGCGCGTTGATGTTTCCGGCATCGAAAAGCTGCTGGACCAAGGCCAGATCGTGTTGTTACCACCCATGGGTTTCTCCCCTACCGGGGACGTATTTAACTTGTCTTATGAAGACGTTGGCAGTCAGGTGGCCGCCGCTTTAAAGGCTGAAAAGTTGATGATTTTTATCGACGACCCTGGTCTGTTGACAGCAGATGGCACGCTGGTGCGTGAATTGTCTGCGGCTCAGGCCGCTGAGCAGTTGAGTGCTGGCCAGGTAACAGGCCACGATGCAGAGCTGCTAAAAGCCGCTTGCGATGCCTGTGTTAAGGGTGTACGCCGCGCCCACATTATCAGCTATCTGGACGACGGTGCGCTGCTCAAGGAACTGTTTACCCGTGATGGTTCCGGTACGCTGGTCAGTGGTGACACTTACGAGCAGATCCGAGCTGCCAGGGTGGAGGACGTGGGCGGTATTACCAATTTGATTTATCCGCTGGAAGAGCAGGGCATTCTGGTGCGGCGCTCGCCGGAAATGCTGGAAACCGAAATTGGCCGTTTTGTGGTGGCCGAACGCGACGGCACCATTGTTGGCTGTGCCGCGCTGTACCCCTACGGCCAAGATGACGCCGGCGAGCTGTCGTGTTTTGCAGTGGACCCCAATTATCGCCGTGCAGGACGCGGCGATGAACTACTGTTGATGATTGAGCAGCAGGCTCGTGATCAGGGTTTGCAGCGCCTGTTTGTGCTGACCACGCAAACCGAGCACTGGTTTCGCGAGCGGGATTTCAAAGCGATGCCGGTGCAGTCACTGCCGGGTCCGAGACTGGCGGTTTACAACACCCAGCGAAACTCCAAAGTTTTTTGTAAAGTTCTTTGAGTAACGAGTTGATGGAATCTACAGAACGACGCAGTAGCCCCAGAAAACCCATAAAACTTGCGGCCCAACTGGATTTGGGGCGCGGTGAAAATTGGCCGTGCCAAATCGCCGATTTTTGTGCAGAGGGCTTGTTTATCCGCTATTCCCAAGCGGTTTCCCAGAAGCTTGACGCGGCTTTGGGTGACGCTGGCGGGCAGAGCCTGCTGGTGCGTTTTCGTGGCTCGGACAGTTCAGGGGTGCCTGGCCAGCGCCATCAGTTGCAGGTACAGGTGCGTCATCGCGTTGAAAATGCTGTGGGCGTGTGTTTTGTGCAGGCCAACGCGGTGGCCGTCAGTGCCATGTTGCAGCAGTGCAGTGGCGCACGCGTAGCAGGCTATTCGCATTTGCGTGCACCCAGCGAGCGGGTGCAATTTGTGCTGCACCAGTGCGCTAAAGCCGTGGTGCAGTTTATTGATCCTTTAATGCAGGAATGCCTGAATCAAACCGTTGCTGCGCTTCAGGCTCACGCCCGCGAGGCGGGTAACAACCAGCTGGCCAACGAATTGATGGACGCCTCTGGTCAATTGAATAGCCGCCAACGTCTGGTGTGGCAGCAAATGGCGAAAAGTCTGGAATCTCCGCTGAAGCCGGCACCCAAATTGGGTCCAGCTGGCTCGCTGGCGGTGGTCGATAAAAGTGAATTTGAAGACTGGCTCAGCCTGCGGGTGATGATAACCAGGGCGGACACGCTGTACCGGGGTTCGTTATTGCAGTTGAAGTTGCGTCTGGACAGCCTGAACGTTGCAAATGCGACTGGCCATACCAATCCGCTTGGTCCGTCATTGGTATGTGAATCATTTCGGGATGGGCTGGCACCCCTGCGAATGTCTCGTGAGGTCGAAAAAATTGCCTTCGGTGTGTTCGAACACACCGTTCTAAAGCAATTGGAACCGCTTTATGCTGAGCTAAATAACATATTAATTCGCCAAGATGTTTTGCCTGATCTGGATTTGACTAAATACCTGGCTGATGTCCAGCGTTGCGAATCAGCTTTTGAAGCGAGCAAGCCCGCCAGGCGACCTGCGCAGCAGGCTGCGCCCAGAACAGGACCTAACACGGAGCCGGTGGTAGAACCCCAGACAAAGCCACAGCCGTCGGCCCGATCCCGCCCGGCGCCAGAGCTCGGTTCTGGCGAGAAATCCGTTCAATTTCAGGAGCACGCTCAGCTCGCACGCCACGCGTTTAGCACGGTGCGCAACCTGCTAGATACCCTGGCGAGCAGTCGCGCTGCGAAAGGCCAGATGCGCGGCGATGAGTTCCCGATGCACGCTCCGCCCTTAAGCAATGCCCAGTTGCAGCAACAGTTGCAGCAGCTGCAGACCGTGGCTTTGCCCGCCAACGATAGTGTCGTCAGCTTGCGGGAGCGTGTGGTCAGCAAAGTGCGCGCAGACAGTCAGGGTAAACTTGATACCGAACAGCAGGGTGCGGTGGATGTGGTTGACCGTTTTTTTGAAAGCCTGCGCGAGAGCCCGAAACTGGGCGAATCCACTCATCGCCACCTGCGCCAACTGGAAGTTCCGGTGTTGAAAGTAGTGATGCGTGATCCGGACTTTTTTGAAGACCAGGAAAGTCCGGTTCGCGGCGTACTTAACCGTTTGGCCCAGCTTGGTAGCCGCGGCAGCAGGGTCAACCCGGTTATTCAACGCCGGGTGGAAGAATTAATTCAGTCTATTGTGATTGGCTTCGAGCACGACCTGGATGTTTTTGAGCGCGCAGCGGAAGAGCTGGAAGAGTTGATTGAACGTCAGAAAAGAGTGTATCAGCGCAATGTTGAGCGGGTTAGAGCGGCTGCTGAAGGCGCACAAAAAGTCGCCGAGTCGAAACAGGCGGTGGAAGACACTCTGCAGGCCCGACTGGCGGGTAAAACCGTGCCAAAAGCGCTTAATAGCCTGCTGGCCGGTGGTTGGCGTGATTTGCTGTCGCTAACCTGGGTCCGTCATGGGCCAGACAGCACGTTATGGCACGATTATCTGGGCGCAGTGGATTCTTTGGTGGAGTTTACTGAAGATCCGGGCAGCGAGATTAATCTGCCGGAGTTGCTGCGTACCATTCAGGATGGCTTATCCTCTATTTCAAGCAGTCACTTGCCGGCTGCCCGGATTCGTGACGAATTGCGTCAGTTTCTTGTGCGCGATCCAAAATCGGCGCCGGAGGTGCTGGCCACGCTGGAAGCGCCCGCAGCGCCGTCGCGTTTGCGGACCCTACCTGAGCAGGGACAACGTTGGCGCAAGCGTGTTCAAGAGCTGCACACCGGTGACTGGCTGCGTGATCAACACCCGTCAAACGAACCGTTTTACATTCGCCTGGTGTGGATTGCCCGTGATTTCCAGCGTCTGGTGTTTGTGAACCATCAGGGCATGCGGGTGGTAGAGCTGGAACTGGATACGCTGGCGGATAAAATGCGCCAAGGCCATATTGTGCCAGACCCACACTATCAGCGGCCCTTGGTGGACGAAGGCCTGGACCGTATGGTGCGCAAAGTGTATGACCAGCTGGCCAGCGCCGCCAGTCACGATGAGCTTACCGGCTTATTGGAGCAGCGCGAGTTTGAGCGCCGGTTGGATCAGCAATTGACCTGCTGGCAAGCGCCGCGAACCCTGTTGCGGCTGACCCTGCGAAACTTCAATAAGTTCAATGACGGTGCCGGCGAGCAAGCGGGTGACGCCTTACTGCAGCAGATTGCGGCTATTTTGTCTGCGTGCTGTGCTGAAGACACACCGATTGCGCGCCTGTTAGGCGCGCAATTTGCGCTGTTGCTGCCGGCAGAGAATGCCATGGCCCTGACCCGCCAGCTAAGCCGTCAGGTGTCGGCACTGCAACCCATGCTGCGAGAGAAACCGTTCGGTCTGGAGTTGGGTGCCGCTCTGGTGCCGCAGTTGGAAACACTGTTAAACCCCTTGCTCTGGCTGGAAGCCGCCGAGCAAACACTGCACGAAAGCGGCCGCAAGCGAGAGGCCGTTGGGGAGTATCGTCCGGGGCCTGCAGATAAGGCTCAGCAACAAAAAATTGTGGCGAAAGTGGCTGGCCTGCAGGACCAACAGGAGCATCTGTTGCTGCGGTGCCAGAAAATAATTCCTTTGCATTCCGAAACCCGCAGGCTGACCCAATACGATATTTTAACCGGCGTTTACGATGACGACGGCAATCTGATTGGCGGTAAAGATTTTATCCGTTTGGCTGAGCGCTACGACCAGATTCAGGCTCTGGACCGCTGGGTGGTGAGCACCATGCTTGACTGGCTGGAACACAACGCAAATGATTTGCAGCGGTTTGGGGGCATTGTCATCAATCTGTCTGGACATTCGCTGAATGACCCATCGCTGCTGGAGTTTATTTACGAGAAGCTGAGCGAGTGTGAAGCACCCATCGAGCGTTTGTGCTTTGAGATTACCGAAGCCTCGGCGGTACGCGATATGGTGGCGCTGGCGGGATTCGTGCGTGAAATGAAAGAGCTTGGGTGCTGTTTTTGCCTGGGTAATATGGGCAATGGCCCAGACTCTTTCCAAGCATTGCGGTCACTGCCGGTAGACATGCTGAAAATCGACAGCGCGCTGACGGCGAATCTTGCCAACAGCCAGAGCGATCAGACCATGTTACGTTCGATGGTGGAAATGGCGCATTATCTGGAGCGCGAGGTGATTGTAACCCAGGTAGAGTCCCGCGAGGTGCTGGCATTGCTCGTTCAGCTAGGTGTTGATTACGCTCAGGGTACAGCCATTGAAAAGCCCGGCATGCTCGACAGCCTGGTATAACCGCGGAAGCCAGAAGTTTATGTCGAAACGCCATCCTATTATTGCCGTTACCGGTTCATCCGGTGCCGGCACCAGCACCACCGGTCGAATTTTCCGCCGCATGTTCGACAGCGAGGAATTGAGCGTCGCCATGGTGGGTGGCGACAGCTTCCACCGTTACACTCGTGAGCAGATGGCGCGGCTGGCAGCCAAAGGACAGTTCGGTGCCCGCAATCACTTTGCTCTGGGTGCGAATCACATCGATCGCCTGGAGTCGCTGTTTTACGATTACAGCCTGACCGGTAACGGGCGCTACCGCCAGTACGTGCACGATGAAGACTTTGCGCTGGTGGCAGAGGGCAATAAACCCGGCAGCTTCACACCCTGGCAGGACCTGCCGCCAGAAACCAGTTTGCTGTTTTACGAGGGCTTACACGGTGGCGTGGTCAGCGATGCCTTTAACATCGCCCAATACGTCGACCTGTTGATTGGCGTAGTACCGATTGTAAATCTGGAATGGATCCAGAAAATTCATCGCGATACTCACAAACGCGGCTACAGTCAGGAAGCGGTGGTAGAGACCATTCTTAACCGCATGAACGACTACGTTCATGACATAGTGCCGCAGTTTTCCCATACCCACATCAACTTCCAGCGGGTGCCTCTGGTGGACACATCCAACCCGTTTGTGGTGCGCGATGTGCCCACCGAAGACGAAAGCATGCTGGTGATTCACTTCCGCGACGCCCGCGAGGTGGATTTCCCTTATCTGCTACAGGTGATTCCCAACAGCGTGTTGTCGCGCCACGATACCCTGGCAATCCCCGGTACAAAAATGAGCCTGGCCATAGAGCTGATTGTGCGGCCTATGGTGCAACGGCTGATGGCACAGAAAGCCTTCGCCTGACACTGTTCAAAGTGAACACGTCAGCTGGCCTGGTGCACCTCATGGCTGTGGCTAATGTCGACCCCGCCGTCGGCCAGCATGATTGACGCTGAGCAATATTTTTCGGCGGACAAAGCCACCGCCCGTGCTACCTGGTTGTCTTTAAGGTTGTTACCAGTCACCACGAAGTGCAGGTGAATTTTTGTGAACACCGCCGGCACTGTGTCGGCTCGTTCTGCGCTCAGTTCAGTGTGGCAGGCAGTGACGTCCTGACGGCTTTTTTTCAGAATGCTCATGACATCAAATGACGAACATCCGCCCAGCCCCATCAGTACCATTTCCATGGGTCGGGGGCCGCGATTCTGGCCCCCTAGGTCTGGCGGTCCGTCCAGCTGAACGCTGTGGCCGCTGGCGCTGGTCGCTTTGAAACTGGCTTCGCCGGTCCAGTCGATGGTTGCTTTCATCACAGGCTCTCCGCAGGTGTTATTGAGTGTTAATTTCGCCATGGGCGGCAATGGAAACGAATGCGCAAGATGCTAGCACAGAGCGGGTAAAGCGACAGCATCGGCGATAATTAACACAGAGTTAAGCTGCAGCCTGAACTTGACCGGGCTACAGGTTGTTGCGACCCGGAAGGTGCTAGCGTGCGTTAAAGATGAAAAATCTGTTAGAAAAGCGCTATGATCAGGTCGAGATATTCCAGTGTTAATTTTTACGGAGGTGCCGCGCAAGCCATGGCCACAATTTTGAAGCCTATTGATGATCGTACCAAACACCTGGATTATTTCCTGTCGCAATGCCATCGCCGTCGTTTTCCGGCGAAAAGCACCATCATTTACGCGGGTGATAAAAGCGACTCGCTGTTTTTCATCGTGAAGGGCTCGGTAACGGTCATTATTGAGGATGAAAACGGGCGCGAGATGATCATGGCCTACCTGAACGTCGGCGACTTTTTTGGCGAGATGGGGCTGTTCGACAACCTGGATTCCCGTAGCGCCTGGGTGAAGGCCAAAACCGAATGCGAAGTGGCGGAAATCAGTTACACAAAATTCCGCGAGATTGCCCAGCAGGACCCAAACGTTCTGTATTTCATCGGTGAGCAGGTGGCGTCGCGATTGCGCGAGACCACCCGCAAAGTGGGCGACCTGGCGTTTCTGGATGTGACCGGCCGGGTCGCTCGCACCCTGCTGGACTTGTGCAAACAACCAGACGCCATGACCCATCCGGATGGCATGCAGATCAAGATTACCCGGCAAGAGATAGGGCGCATTGTGGGCTGCTCCCGCGAAATGGTTGGCCGGGTATTAAAAACCCTGGAAGAGCAGGGCTTGGTGCGGGTAAAAGGCAAGACCATGGTGGTTCACGGTACTCGCTGAGTTGTTTCCCGGCTGTGGCTCTAACGTTGGCGAAACGGGCGGATCAGTCAGCCAGAGCCGCCGCTTTTATCTGCAGCCACACGGGCTTGCCAGGGGTGAGTTCAAGAGTGTGTACAGAACGGGTGGTCAAACGCGCCAAAATTGGCGTATTGCCGGCGAGCACCCGCACCAGCGACGTGCCAGGACTTATTTCTTCTGCAATTTCATCGATTCGGCCTTGAATCAAATTCTGGATGCTCTGGTCATGATTGGCGCTGAGCGCCAGGCTGACATCCCTTGCCAGTACCTGAACCCGTACATCGCTGCCTACCGAAATGCGCGGCTCGCTGGGAAGCCACAGTTGGCCGCCGTCAAATTCCGCAAGGCTAAGATGCCACCGGGTATCTTGAGTGGTAATGCGGGCCCGCAGGATGATGGCAGCGCCTTCTTCCAAACCAAAGGGCTGATCCGTGCGCGCCAGGGTCTGTTGTAGAGACCCACTGGCCGTTACCTGCCCCTGGTTCAGCATCACAACGTGATCGGCCAGCCTGGCGACCTCAGTCACCGAGTGGGACACGTACAAAATTGGAATAGCGAGGGTGTCACGCAGGCGTTCCAGGTAGGGCAGGATTTCCCGCTTGCTGGCCTGGTCCAGTGCCGACAATGGCTCGTCCATCAGCAGCAACTGGGGGCTGGTCAGCAGGGCGCGGGCGATAGCCACGCGTTGGCGTTCGCCGCCCGATAACTTTTGCGGCATACGCCTCAGCAGGTGCGCCAGCCCCAGCCATTCTACCGCTTGGTCAAACTGAATCCGGCGCTGGCTAACGGGCACCCGGCGGTAACCGTAGTTCAGGTTGCGCTCTACCGACAAATGCGGAAACAATGAGGTCTCCTGAAACACGTAAGCCAGCGGGCGCTGATGCACGGCGCGACGTCCATGGGCGTTGTGCCAGGTGTCACCGTTCACCACCAGTTCACCGTTGGCAGGTTGCAGCCCGGCGATGCAGCGTAACAAGGTAGTTTTGCCGCAGCCAGAGTGTCCGAACAGCGCGGTTAATCCGCTACCCGGTAAATTCAGATTCACATTCAGGGTAAAGTCACCAATGCGGCAGTGAAAGCGCACCAGAATATTTTTACTTGTGCTCATTTCATCATTCCCGAGTGCACGCGGCCATTCAGTGAATACAGCGCCACTAACACCACAAACGAGAACACCACCATACCGCCGGCGAGCCAGTGGGCCTGGGTGTATTCAATGGCTTCAACGTGGTCGTAGATGGCCACTGACAACACTTTGGTTTCCCCCGGGATATTGCCGCCAATCATCAGTATCACGCCAAATTCGCCAATAGTGTGGGCAAAGGTGAGCACGGCGGCGGTCAAAAATCCCGGGCGGGCAAGTGGCATCACCACGGTAAAGAATCGGTCTATGGGTGAAGCTCGTAACGTAGCGGCCACTTCCAGAAGCTGATTGTTGATACCGATAAAGGCGTTTTGCAGGGGTTGCACGGTAAACGGCAGTGAGTAAATTACCGACGCTACCACCAAACCCTCAAAAGTAAATGGCAGTAGCCCAAGGCCCAGCTGTTCGGTAAGTTGCCCTACAACGCCTTTAGGCCCCATCAGCAGCAATAAATAGAACCCCAGAACCGTAGGCGGCAGCACCAAAGGTAAGGCCACCACCGCAGCGATCGGCTGGCGTAGCCAGTGTTGGCTACGGGCCAGCCACCAGGCAATTGGCGTGCCCACCACCGTCAGTATCAAGGTGGTCATGGTCGCCAGTTTCAGAGTCAGCCACACTGGCTCCCAGTAAGTTGCCATCATCGTTACGGGCCTATGTTCGCGTCAGTCGGGAATGTCGTAACCGTAGTCTTTTATAATTTTTAACGCTTGCGGGCTGCGTAAAAATTCCAGCCATTGGCGCGCAACAGGCTTGTCTTTGCCGTGGTTCAGTAGCACCGTTTGTTGGTCGATGGGCGCGTACATCGGCTGCGGTACCACCCACAGAGTGCCATTACTGTTTTGCCAGGCGTTCACCTGAGACAGCGCCACAAAGCCTGCCTGGGCATTGCTGGTGGCCACAAACTGAAAGGTTTGTGCGATTGAGTCACCGCGCACCAGGCGCGGTTGCAGGGCGTCCCACAGGCTCATGTTTTCCAACACCTGCTGCGCGGCAAGGCCATAAGGCGCGGTTTTCGGATTGGCGATTGCCAGGCGTTTGAAGTCAGCGCCGGCCAGCCAGTTTTGGGGGTCGCTGAACACATCAGGTTCCGGGCTCCACAACGCTAATCTGCCGCGGGCGTAGGTAAAGCGGCTACCGGCAACCGCGCCGCCGGTGTTTTCCAGCATCTGCGGGCGCTCACTGTCTGCGGCCTGAAACACGTCAAAGGGCGCGCCGTTTTCTATCTGGGCGTAGAGCTTACCGGTGGAACCATAACTGGCGGCAACTGAATGACCGGTGGTTTCTTCAAACAAGGCAATAAGGTCGCGGGTGGTGTCGGTAAAGTTGGCGGCAACCGCAATGCGTAAGGGTTTGGCGCCAGCCAGGCTGGCAGTAAAGCACAGCAGCGCAATGGCAACGGCGCAAATCAGGCGACTAAAGGTAAACATGCAGTGAGTCTCTGTATTCTGGTGGATAAAACAAGCTGCGCATCGAGTCTGGCGCACGCGGGTTCCGGTGGTGCCGTTTTTTGCGTATGACAATTCGCGTATGACGGTTTGGCAAGAAATCAGCATGAGTAAGATTGGTGCATTAATATGATGCTATCAAGTTCATCAAAAAACAGGGTAATGGAATGAAATTAAAAAGACTTTTAATCGTCGCAAGCGCGTTTAGTTCGGCGCTTTTTTTAAGCGCCTGCGCCACTACGCCGGACGGCACCCAAGAGCGTGTTACAACGGATAGCTTGCTGCAGGGCGGCGAATGGGTTGTGGAGGATTTGGGAGGCAAAGGCATTATCGACAGCTCGTATATCAGTATCGTCTTCATGGATGAAAATCGGGTAGGGGGTAGCTCGTCCTGCAATCGTTACAGCGGAGAATACCAGCTTAGCGGATCCGGATTCACCGTTGGCGACAACATGGTATCTACCCGAATGGCCTGCCCACCCGCGTTGATGAATCAGGAAGACTATTTTCTGACGCTGCTTTTGAATGTAAACCAGGCGCGTTTTGGTGATCACGACGAGCTGTTGTTGAGCACTCCTTCGGGCGAAACCATTCGCGCTTTCCAGTCGTCACCCAAGCCATAGCCCTGATAAATGCGCTTGAGCTCGCCAGCCTTCGCGGCTTGAGCAGGAGAGTGCTTGACGAAACCGCGATAGCCGGCCAATCTTCCCGTGCTTTCGGTCTGAAATATTCATTGGTCAGAGGTATTCAAAATGATAAAAATCTACGAAACAAAAACCGCACCCAACCCACGGCGTGTGCGAATGTTTATGGCAGAAAAGGGCCTGTTGGATGTGGCTGAATTTGTACAAATTGATCTGCAAAAAGGCGAAAACCTGACGCCTGAATTTGCCGCCCGCAACCCGTTCAAAAAAGTGCCGGTGATGGAATTAGACGATGGCACTGCGGTGGCCGAAACCATGGCGATTTGTCGTTATTTTGAGGAAAGCTACCCTGATTCGCCTACATTATTGGGTGACACGGCGTTGGAAAAAACACGGATTGAACAGTGGTTGCGCTGGATAGATTTTTACTTTTTTATGCCCACGGGTATGTGCTTCCAGCACACCAGCGGGTATTTCAGTGATCGCATGAATCCGATTAAGGAATGGGGCGAGGACTGTGGCAAGGCGGTGGTGTCGTTCATGGCTTTTCTGGATGAGCATTTGGCAGGCAAAGACTACATCTGCTGCGATCGTTTTACGGCTGCGGATATCAACGCGTTTGCTACCGTTGCTTTTGCGCGGGTGGTGAATATCCGTATCGCGCCAGAGCACTCGAACCTGCAGGCCTGGTTTGACCGCATCAAGGCAAGGCCTTCGGCGAAAGTTTAAATTCGCTAGGAAACGGCTGGTATTGAGCTCGGGACGTCAGCTCCGGGCTCGACACTCATCACGCGGTTGCGACCGCTCTGCTTGGCCAGGTAGAGGGCGCTGTCGGCGGGCATGATGGTGGTGTCGATCTGCTCGCCGTTGCTATAGCAAGCGACTCCGAAACTAATGGTCTGCTCGATGCTGTGCCCGCCGACTGCCATAGGCGTCCCCCCTATAGCGCAGCGCAGCTTTTCTGCGACCGCCAGAGCGCTGCCCAGTTCGGTGTCTGGCAAAACCACAAGCAGCTCTTCCCCTCCCCAGCGGCATACGATGTCGCCGGCACGCACATGATCTTGCAGGCGGCTTGCAGTTTCGATCAGCACGCCGTCGCCCACATTATGGCCGTAGCTGTCGTTAACCCGTTTGAACTTGTCCAGGTCACCCAATACCAGGCTGAACGGATGCCCGTGGCGGGCGTAACGAGCAACCAGTTGCTCAAGTGACATGTGAATAGCGTGGCGGTTGAGCAGTCCGGTTAACTGATCGGTCGACGCCAGGCTTTTGAGCTGCTGCCGGGTTAGAAATTCGGAGCGCCGCAG encodes the following:
- the argE gene encoding acetylornithine deacetylase, producing MPPSILEMLTALIAAPSISSSSAKWDSSNRGVIDLLAQWLEPMGFAVEILPVPNMPGKFNLIATLGSGSGGLVLAGHTDTVPYDEKRWHSDPFTLTERDNRWYGLGTCDMKGFFALAIDAAREFVGQPLQQPLIIVATADEESSMNGARALAETGKPKARYAVIGEPTSLRPIRMHKGIMMERLVFEGQAGHSSNPDLGRNALEGMHQAMGELLALRSQWQQQYRNPNFDVQVPTLNLGCIHGGDNPNRICGRCELHFDLRPLPGMDMGALRQAILEKIAPVASGRGLKLKFEPLFDGVPPFETAADAALVVACEKLTGHTAGSVAFATEAPWLQRLGLETLVMGPGSIDQAHQPDEFLAQSQVAPTVNILRQLVRQFCL
- the argA gene encoding amino-acid N-acetyltransferase; the protein is MNANGWLHGFRHSSPYINAHRGRTVVLTLPGDAISQENFINIVHDIALLSSLGVRLVVAFGARSQIQQRLQDAGLESTFARGLRVTTEQQLPLVMEAIGGLRAYIESQLSMGLVSSPMHNARIRVCSGNYVTAKPVGVLDGVDFGYTGKVRRVDVSGIEKLLDQGQIVLLPPMGFSPTGDVFNLSYEDVGSQVAAALKAEKLMIFIDDPGLLTADGTLVRELSAAQAAEQLSAGQVTGHDAELLKAACDACVKGVRRAHIISYLDDGALLKELFTRDGSGTLVSGDTYEQIRAARVEDVGGITNLIYPLEEQGILVRRSPEMLETEIGRFVVAERDGTIVGCAALYPYGQDDAGELSCFAVDPNYRRAGRGDELLLMIEQQARDQGLQRLFVLTTQTEHWFRERDFKAMPVQSLPGPRLAVYNTQRNSKVFCKVL
- a CDS encoding DUF1631 family protein, whose protein sequence is MESTERRSSPRKPIKLAAQLDLGRGENWPCQIADFCAEGLFIRYSQAVSQKLDAALGDAGGQSLLVRFRGSDSSGVPGQRHQLQVQVRHRVENAVGVCFVQANAVAVSAMLQQCSGARVAGYSHLRAPSERVQFVLHQCAKAVVQFIDPLMQECLNQTVAALQAHAREAGNNQLANELMDASGQLNSRQRLVWQQMAKSLESPLKPAPKLGPAGSLAVVDKSEFEDWLSLRVMITRADTLYRGSLLQLKLRLDSLNVANATGHTNPLGPSLVCESFRDGLAPLRMSREVEKIAFGVFEHTVLKQLEPLYAELNNILIRQDVLPDLDLTKYLADVQRCESAFEASKPARRPAQQAAPRTGPNTEPVVEPQTKPQPSARSRPAPELGSGEKSVQFQEHAQLARHAFSTVRNLLDTLASSRAAKGQMRGDEFPMHAPPLSNAQLQQQLQQLQTVALPANDSVVSLRERVVSKVRADSQGKLDTEQQGAVDVVDRFFESLRESPKLGESTHRHLRQLEVPVLKVVMRDPDFFEDQESPVRGVLNRLAQLGSRGSRVNPVIQRRVEELIQSIVIGFEHDLDVFERAAEELEELIERQKRVYQRNVERVRAAAEGAQKVAESKQAVEDTLQARLAGKTVPKALNSLLAGGWRDLLSLTWVRHGPDSTLWHDYLGAVDSLVEFTEDPGSEINLPELLRTIQDGLSSISSSHLPAARIRDELRQFLVRDPKSAPEVLATLEAPAAPSRLRTLPEQGQRWRKRVQELHTGDWLRDQHPSNEPFYIRLVWIARDFQRLVFVNHQGMRVVELELDTLADKMRQGHIVPDPHYQRPLVDEGLDRMVRKVYDQLASAASHDELTGLLEQREFERRLDQQLTCWQAPRTLLRLTLRNFNKFNDGAGEQAGDALLQQIAAILSACCAEDTPIARLLGAQFALLLPAENAMALTRQLSRQVSALQPMLREKPFGLELGAALVPQLETLLNPLLWLEAAEQTLHESGRKREAVGEYRPGPADKAQQQKIVAKVAGLQDQQEHLLLRCQKIIPLHSETRRLTQYDILTGVYDDDGNLIGGKDFIRLAERYDQIQALDRWVVSTMLDWLEHNANDLQRFGGIVINLSGHSLNDPSLLEFIYEKLSECEAPIERLCFEITEASAVRDMVALAGFVREMKELGCCFCLGNMGNGPDSFQALRSLPVDMLKIDSALTANLANSQSDQTMLRSMVEMAHYLEREVIVTQVESREVLALLVQLGVDYAQGTAIEKPGMLDSLV
- a CDS encoding phosphoribulokinase, which codes for MSKRHPIIAVTGSSGAGTSTTGRIFRRMFDSEELSVAMVGGDSFHRYTREQMARLAAKGQFGARNHFALGANHIDRLESLFYDYSLTGNGRYRQYVHDEDFALVAEGNKPGSFTPWQDLPPETSLLFYEGLHGGVVSDAFNIAQYVDLLIGVVPIVNLEWIQKIHRDTHKRGYSQEAVVETILNRMNDYVHDIVPQFSHTHINFQRVPLVDTSNPFVVRDVPTEDESMLVIHFRDAREVDFPYLLQVIPNSVLSRHDTLAIPGTKMSLAIELIVRPMVQRLMAQKAFA
- a CDS encoding OsmC family protein, producing the protein MKATIDWTGEASFKATSASGHSVQLDGPPDLGGQNRGPRPMEMVLMGLGGCSSFDVMSILKKSRQDVTACHTELSAERADTVPAVFTKIHLHFVVTGNNLKDNQVARAVALSAEKYCSASIMLADGGVDISHSHEVHQAS
- the crp gene encoding cAMP-activated global transcriptional regulator CRP; protein product: MATILKPIDDRTKHLDYFLSQCHRRRFPAKSTIIYAGDKSDSLFFIVKGSVTVIIEDENGREMIMAYLNVGDFFGEMGLFDNLDSRSAWVKAKTECEVAEISYTKFREIAQQDPNVLYFIGEQVASRLRETTRKVGDLAFLDVTGRVARTLLDLCKQPDAMTHPDGMQIKITRQEIGRIVGCSREMVGRVLKTLEEQGLVRVKGKTMVVHGTR